From Gracilimonas sp.:
AGAAGGAGCCCGGCAGTTTGCTCTTTCTCAGGGATTTGAAAAGGAAAACCTGCTTACACCGGTGGCGGAAAAAGAATGGAAGAAATGGCTCGAGACTTCAGAGTATCAGCTTGAAGTCAATATAGAGAACCACGATACCATAGGAATGCTGGCTCTGGACAAAGACGGCAGGCTTTGTGGAGCCTGTACCACCAGTGGCGCTGCTTATAAGATGCACGGACGTGTAGGCGATTCTCCCATAATCGGAGCCGGTCTTTTTATCGATCCCAAATTTGGAGGGGCTGTTGCAACCGGAGCTGGAGAAGAGGTTATTAAAACGGCGGGGTGCCATTTGGTGGTGGAAATGATGCGTGCCGGTCATTCCCCGGAAGAAGCATGCAAAATTGCTATTCAGCGAATTATTGAAAGAGATTCCTCGAACAAGAAAGATACACAGGTTGGATATATAGCTCTGAATAAAGAAGGCGTTTATGGCGGGTACAGCATTGTTAAGGGCTTTGATGTTTCAGTTTGCAATGCAGATGGAAACCGGGCAGAACCCACTTCTCATCTAAACTGAGCTGTATGCAATTTTCTGTTATCGATTACATTGTTATTGTTGTTTACCTGGTCGGTGTAGCTTTTTTGGGATTAAAGTCATCCGGAAAGCAAACTTCCAATAAAGATTACTTTTTAGGGGGTGAAGGGATTCCATGGTGGGCGGTGTTATTCTCTATTGTAGCCACCGAAACAAGCACGCTTACTTTTATCAGTATTCCGGCCGTGGCTTATGGAGGGAACCTGACCTTTCTGCAAATAACGGTGGGATATGTAATTGGCAGGATCGGCGTCGCGTTGTTCTTTCTCCCCAAATACTATGAAGGCGAATTGTTCACGGCTTATACCTTTCTGGAAAAGCGATTCGGTGCCGGCATGCGTAATGCGGCAAGTTCAACTTTTATGATTACCCGCCTGCTGGCTGATGGAGTCCGGCTGTTTGCCACCGCTATTCCTCTCGCTATTATTCTGCGGTTAGGCGGTGCTTTTTCCGGTTGGGGTGATCTTGAGCTCTACATTCTGTCCATTTGCGTGATTACGGCCATAACGCTTGTTTATACATTCTTTGGAGGCATCAAAGCGGTGGTTTGGATGGATTTTGTGCAGATGATCGTGTACATCGGTGGTGCATTAATAGCAGTAGGAGTTTTACTGGGGAATTTGCCGGCAGGATTCGAACTGCCCGGCGAGAAGTTGCAACTGGTCAATCTTGGCTTTGATATGAGTTTCAGGGAATTCATCGCTCAGCCGTACACCTTAATCACAGCACTTGTGGGCGGGGCTGTATTCTCGCTGGCTTCTCATGGAACCGATCAGCTTTTGGTGCAGCGGGTGCTGGCTACTCGTAATCTAAAATCCGGCCAAAAGGCGATGATCTGGAGTGGAATTGTGGCTATGCTTCAGTTTGCTCTTTTTATGGGGATTGGGTTGTTGCTTTACATGTTTTATGAAGGAGTTTCTGCCACAGAAATGGGATTGGCTACCACTGACGAAGTATTTGCTAAATTCATCGTAGAGCAGCTACCGGTCGGGGTGTCGGGGCTTATTGTGGCCGCCCTGTTTGCAGCAGCCATGAGCAGCCTGAGCTCCTCTCTGAACTCATTGGCTTCCTCAACCACCTATGATTTATACAAACCTTATTTCGGAAAGAATAATACCGAAGCTGAGGACCTGTCCATGTCCCGTAAAATTACGATGGGCTGGGGGATAATTCTTACGGCATCAGCTGTTTTCTTTGCGATTCTGCAGCTTCAGGGAGGCGAACGCCCGGCCATTGTGGAATTGGGGCTGGGGATAGCGTCCTATACCTATGGCGGATTATTAGGAGCATTTCTGTTGGGAATGTTTTTCAGCAAGCCGGACAAAACAGATGCATTAATTGGCTTTTTCTGCGGGTTGATCGCATTGCTTTTCATGGTTCAGGGCCCAATTCAAAATTTGCTTCCCGGAGACGGGCTGGCCATCGCCTGGCCACTTTATACACTTGTGGGTAGTTTAATAGTTGTAATCACAGGTTCAATTTCAGCAATACTACGAGGATCAAAGCATGCATAAGAATGAAAAACTAATCACCCGCTTCTATTCGGCCTTCCAGGATTTGGATACTGAATCCATGATGAGCTGTTATCATGAGGAAGCATCCTTTAAAGACCCGGTATTTGATCTTGGTTCTAAAGAAGAAATTGATGCTATGTGGAGCATGCTGTGTTCAAAGGCTAAAGAATTTGATCTTCGTTTTCACTCTGTTCGGGCCAATGACCAGAGAGGGTCGGCCCAATGGGAAGCTTCATATCTTTTTTCTAAAACAGGTAGAAAAGTCCATAACAAAATTACCGCTCATTTTGAGTTTCAGGACGGTTTGATTGCTGGTCACCTCGATGAGTTTAATTTCTGGAAATGGTCAGCGATGGCATTGGGCGTGCCGGGATACATTCTGGGCTGGTCTCCATTCCTGCAAAAGAAAGTTCAGGGCGAAGCCATGAAGAACCTGAGGCTTTTTCGGAGTTCTCAATAAGTGTAGCGAATGTTTTTAAAGCCATAATTGTAGTTACTATCGAAGATTAAGAAAGATAGAATTATGGCGCATACACTGAAGATTAAAGACATTCAAAATGTAACGCACGACGTTAAACAGTTCACCCTCGAAAAGCCTGAGGGATACACATTCGAACCCGGCCAGGCGACCGAAGTTGCTATAGACAAGGATGGCTGGCGGGACGAAAAGCGGCCGTTTACTTTTACCTCACTCAATGAAGACCCGGACCTCGAATTTGTGATTAAAATCTATCCCGACCATGACGGGGTTACTGAGCAGCTTGGTAAGCTGCAAGTTGGAGATTCCCTGATTGTGGACGACGCATGGGGAACCATTCAATATAAAGGTGAAGGTGTGTTCCTGGCCGGTGGAGCTGGTGTAACCCCGTTTATAGCCATCTTCAGAGACTTGCATAAGAAGGGAAAAGTAGGGGATAACAAACTCATCTTCTCCAATAAAACGGAAGAGGATATCATCCTGAAAGAGGAGTTTGAAAACATCCTGGGAGATAATTTTGTGAATGCCATCACGAACGAAGAACCTTCCGGAGATCACCTGTTCCTGGATGGCTTTATCGATAAGGAGTTTTTAGAATCTCAAATCGATGACTTTGATCAGCCATTCTACGTTTGCGGGCCAATGCCTTTCAATGAAGCCGTGATGGGATACCTCAAAGAGCTGGGTGCCGATCCTGATGCTCTTGTTTTTGAGGAATAAGGAGATCGACAACTTTACGTGGCTGACTGAACCTTAGGTGTTGTGCTGGACGAATGAGCCCGAAAACGGGTAAAATCCTCCTCAGAACCTCTCTAAAAACGAAATTCGCAACCGAGCGTTATATTTCTTTTATTTGAGGGCAATCATTATTGAATAAAAGCATGACGCACGGCACACATAATGCGGTTTATGATCCGCGTAACGAAGAAGTACTTATTTATGTGAACGGGGAGCTTTTTCCCCGTAACGAAGCCAAAATATCTGTTTTTGACAGCGGGTATTTGGTGGGGGATGGCGTTTGGGAAGGATTTCGCCTACACAAAGGAGTGCTCGTCTTTCTGAAAGAACATTATGACCGGTTGTTTCAGGGCGCCAAAACGGTGGGCATGGATTTGGGCATGAGCCGCGATGAAATAACCAAAGCTATTTGGGAAACCCTGGACGCCAACGACATGAAGGATGGCGTACACGTGCGCCTCATGTTTACCCGGGGAATCAAGAAAACCCCATCTCAAGACCCACGGCTCACCGTATCAGGGCCTAATCTTGTAATTATCGCAGAATACAAGAAA
This genomic window contains:
- a CDS encoding N(4)-(beta-N-acetylglucosaminyl)-L-asparaginase, with product MFNRKEFIKATALGLLPLNVLKAKSGPVQTGKKPVVVSTWRTGVRANEAAWQILDKGGYALDAVEAGVKVEEANPKNSTVGYGGRPDRDGNVTLDACVMDENGECGSVAFLQDIKHPVSVARKVMTDTPHAMLVGEGARQFALSQGFEKENLLTPVAEKEWKKWLETSEYQLEVNIENHDTIGMLALDKDGRLCGACTTSGAAYKMHGRVGDSPIIGAGLFIDPKFGGAVATGAGEEVIKTAGCHLVVEMMRAGHSPEEACKIAIQRIIERDSSNKKDTQVGYIALNKEGVYGGYSIVKGFDVSVCNADGNRAEPTSHLN
- a CDS encoding sodium:solute symporter, which translates into the protein MQFSVIDYIVIVVYLVGVAFLGLKSSGKQTSNKDYFLGGEGIPWWAVLFSIVATETSTLTFISIPAVAYGGNLTFLQITVGYVIGRIGVALFFLPKYYEGELFTAYTFLEKRFGAGMRNAASSTFMITRLLADGVRLFATAIPLAIILRLGGAFSGWGDLELYILSICVITAITLVYTFFGGIKAVVWMDFVQMIVYIGGALIAVGVLLGNLPAGFELPGEKLQLVNLGFDMSFREFIAQPYTLITALVGGAVFSLASHGTDQLLVQRVLATRNLKSGQKAMIWSGIVAMLQFALFMGIGLLLYMFYEGVSATEMGLATTDEVFAKFIVEQLPVGVSGLIVAALFAAAMSSLSSSLNSLASSTTYDLYKPYFGKNNTEAEDLSMSRKITMGWGIILTASAVFFAILQLQGGERPAIVELGLGIASYTYGGLLGAFLLGMFFSKPDKTDALIGFFCGLIALLFMVQGPIQNLLPGDGLAIAWPLYTLVGSLIVVITGSISAILRGSKHA
- a CDS encoding nuclear transport factor 2 family protein gives rise to the protein MHKNEKLITRFYSAFQDLDTESMMSCYHEEASFKDPVFDLGSKEEIDAMWSMLCSKAKEFDLRFHSVRANDQRGSAQWEASYLFSKTGRKVHNKITAHFEFQDGLIAGHLDEFNFWKWSAMALGVPGYILGWSPFLQKKVQGEAMKNLRLFRSSQ
- a CDS encoding FAD-binding oxidoreductase, producing the protein MAHTLKIKDIQNVTHDVKQFTLEKPEGYTFEPGQATEVAIDKDGWRDEKRPFTFTSLNEDPDLEFVIKIYPDHDGVTEQLGKLQVGDSLIVDDAWGTIQYKGEGVFLAGGAGVTPFIAIFRDLHKKGKVGDNKLIFSNKTEEDIILKEEFENILGDNFVNAITNEEPSGDHLFLDGFIDKEFLESQIDDFDQPFYVCGPMPFNEAVMGYLKELGADPDALVFEE